TGCTGTTTATATATTAGAATAATGTCAAATTTTGGTACATCGTTGAAGATAAGCGTACCATTTGCTTAACGCAACAATACGACGGATTTCCAACGGGTACGACTGGGTTGCAGGTTTGAGCTGCGAATTACCGTTTCGCAAGCCTGCAAGGTACTTGTCTGCCGTTGATAACGCAGCGCTGATACTGAATGCGCTATTAAAAATTCATAATTCTCTTATCATGAGCCATACGATTGTAAACACGCCGCACGCGCCAGCGGCACTGGGACCCTACTCACAGGCAACCATACACAATGGCGTGCTATACCTTTCCGGTCAGATCGGCCTGGTGCCCGAAACCGGGATGTTCGCCGGGGAAGACACACCTGCACAGGCCCGTCAGGTGATGAAGAACCTGAAAGCGGTGCTTGAAGCGGGGGGCAGTTCCTTTGATAAGGTTCTGCGGTGCACCATATTTCTGAGCGATATGGCGGACTTTGCCGAAGTCAATGCCATTTACGGGGAGTACTTCGGGGAAAATCCGCCCGCCCGGGAAACCGTTGCCGTGAAAACCCTTCCGAAGCATGCCAGAATTGAGATCAGTGCCCTTGCTTATGTGTAGCTGAGCCCGCAACGGGTGTGTGGATTCTGTTAGCGGTTGATCTCAAAATGCTGTTCCGTAATGTTTCCGGCATGGTCCGGTACTCTGAGAAAAATCGTGTTGATGCCCCGCTTTGGGGTAAACTCAGGATGATGGTAGCGCAGGGTATGGCTGAAAGGGTCATACTCTGCGATTCCGCGTACGCCGTTG
This genomic stretch from Cyclonatronum proteinivorum harbors:
- a CDS encoding RidA family protein; this encodes MSHTIVNTPHAPAALGPYSQATIHNGVLYLSGQIGLVPETGMFAGEDTPAQARQVMKNLKAVLEAGGSSFDKVLRCTIFLSDMADFAEVNAIYGEYFGENPPARETVAVKTLPKHARIEISALAYV